The proteins below come from a single Salinilacihabitans rarus genomic window:
- a CDS encoding DUF7536 family protein — protein sequence MSQDRPDRPSVARFLAALRVKRNATIGLAVGTGFAAVVYLFFVVLAPGTTRDPSYYLVLAFTLALATAGTVALALTLRSAIRLSRDRD from the coding sequence GTGTCACAGGATCGTCCGGACCGGCCGTCGGTCGCCCGGTTCCTCGCCGCCCTCAGGGTCAAGCGCAACGCGACGATCGGTCTGGCCGTCGGTACCGGGTTCGCCGCCGTCGTCTACCTGTTCTTCGTCGTCCTCGCGCCCGGGACGACCCGGGATCCGTCGTACTACCTCGTGCTCGCGTTCACGCTCGCGCTGGCGACCGCGGGCACCGTCGCGCTCGCGCTGACGCTGCGCTCGGCGATCAGACTCTCGCGGGACCGCGACTAG
- a CDS encoding Rid family detoxifying hydrolase, translating into MKRVVSTDEAPEAVGAYSQATTNGSLLFTAGQIPLTPDGELLDDEPIAVQTERALDNLVAILEAEGASAADVLKVTVFLDDIDDFEAMNETYAGYFDEAPPARSAVEVAALPKGVGVEIEAVAALE; encoded by the coding sequence ATGAAACGCGTCGTGAGCACGGACGAGGCCCCCGAGGCCGTCGGTGCGTACAGTCAGGCGACGACGAACGGCTCGCTGCTCTTTACCGCGGGGCAGATCCCGCTGACCCCCGACGGCGAGTTGCTCGACGACGAACCGATCGCGGTCCAGACCGAGCGGGCCCTCGACAACCTCGTCGCGATCCTCGAAGCGGAGGGCGCGAGCGCCGCGGACGTCCTCAAGGTGACGGTGTTCCTCGACGACATCGACGACTTCGAGGCGATGAACGAGACGTACGCGGGCTACTTCGACGAGGCGCCGCCGGCCCGCAGCGCCGTCGAGGTCGCGGCCCTCCCGAAGGGCGTCGGCGTCGAGATCGAGGCCGTCGCGGCGCTGGAGTGA
- a CDS encoding SOS response-associated peptidase, which produces MCGRYTLFVDPDDLEERFDATFAEPFEPRYNAAPGQRLPVIADDEPETIHTLEWGFVPPWADDDANAPINARAETVAETPTFRDAYRRDGAAGRCLVLADGFYEWVETKDGKRPYRVAFEDGRPFAMAGLRARWEPPTTQASLAAFGDGADPEDDGRETFAVVTTEPNDLVADLHHRMAVVLDPGDERRWLTGDDPSDLLAPHPAEEMRADPVSTAVNSPANDDPSLVEPVE; this is translated from the coding sequence ATGTGCGGCCGGTACACCCTCTTCGTCGACCCGGACGACCTCGAGGAGCGGTTCGACGCGACGTTCGCCGAACCGTTCGAGCCGCGGTACAACGCGGCGCCGGGCCAGCGTCTGCCGGTGATCGCGGACGACGAACCCGAGACGATCCACACGCTGGAGTGGGGGTTCGTCCCGCCGTGGGCCGACGACGACGCGAACGCGCCGATCAACGCGCGGGCCGAGACCGTCGCGGAGACGCCGACCTTCCGGGACGCCTACCGCCGCGACGGCGCCGCGGGCCGGTGTCTCGTCCTCGCGGACGGCTTCTACGAGTGGGTCGAGACCAAAGACGGCAAGCGGCCCTACCGGGTCGCCTTCGAGGACGGCCGGCCGTTCGCGATGGCGGGGCTGCGCGCGCGGTGGGAGCCGCCGACGACGCAGGCGAGCCTCGCCGCGTTCGGCGACGGCGCCGATCCCGAGGACGACGGCCGGGAGACGTTCGCCGTCGTCACGACCGAGCCCAACGACCTCGTCGCCGACCTGCACCACCGGATGGCGGTCGTCCTCGACCCCGGCGACGAGCGCCGCTGGCTGACGGGGGACGACCCGAGCGACCTGCTCGCACCCCACCCAGCCGAGGAGATGCGGGCCGACCCGGTGTCGACGGCGGTGAACAGTCCGGCCAACGACGACCCGTCGCTGGTGGAACCGGTCGAGTAG
- a CDS encoding MATE family efflux transporter: MAGHGVRARTLAVWKRVLALAWPIMAEQTTRTLMRTVDIVVTGLFSPAAIAAIGLADLYARLPLRIGLGLGGGAIALSSQDTGSGATATRDEAITQALLIGAVAGVPFVALAFVANEFAIAVLGAESRTVELGSIYLLIVMATAPARHVGLIAARSLQGTGDTVSPMVVNVVANVLNATGSFVLGLGLFGAPRLEIVGVGVATAAANVFTAVALVGVIAGPWRQGSLVRPSDAVVARQLVAVSTPRVAEGLVATAVEFPFNSLLLLLGTEVNAAYQIGRRLYQQVTSPFSRGYNVAASVVVGQRLGEGRPDAARFEGWAIAGLGLATVGVVGVALAVEADRFVAVFTDDAETVGHAIAFARAYGLSAPFLVVYVVIAGSLQGAGETTVPFLARASGLVLFFLGFSYVAAVPLGWGVVGICAGIVLFYAWAFAVVAAGYVRGDWAGKAARLMEDRGTVSDD; this comes from the coding sequence ATGGCCGGTCACGGCGTCCGCGCGCGCACGCTCGCCGTCTGGAAGCGCGTGCTGGCGCTCGCGTGGCCGATTATGGCCGAACAGACGACGCGGACGCTGATGCGGACCGTCGACATCGTCGTCACCGGCCTCTTCTCGCCCGCGGCCATCGCCGCCATCGGGCTCGCGGACCTCTACGCCCGCCTCCCGCTGCGGATCGGCCTCGGCCTCGGCGGCGGTGCGATCGCGCTCTCCAGTCAGGACACCGGCAGCGGGGCGACGGCCACCCGGGACGAGGCGATCACGCAGGCGCTGCTGATCGGCGCGGTGGCTGGAGTTCCGTTCGTCGCGCTCGCCTTCGTCGCCAACGAGTTCGCCATCGCGGTGCTGGGTGCCGAGTCCCGGACCGTCGAACTCGGCTCGATCTACCTGCTGATCGTCATGGCGACGGCGCCCGCGCGCCACGTCGGCCTGATCGCCGCCCGCTCGCTGCAGGGGACCGGCGACACCGTCTCGCCGATGGTCGTCAACGTGGTCGCGAACGTGCTCAACGCCACCGGGTCGTTCGTCCTGGGTCTCGGGCTGTTCGGCGCGCCGCGGCTCGAAATCGTCGGCGTCGGCGTCGCGACGGCGGCCGCCAACGTCTTCACCGCGGTCGCGCTCGTCGGCGTCATCGCGGGGCCGTGGCGACAGGGCTCGCTCGTCCGGCCCTCCGACGCGGTCGTCGCGCGCCAGCTGGTCGCCGTCAGCACGCCCCGGGTCGCCGAGGGGCTGGTCGCGACGGCCGTCGAGTTCCCGTTCAACTCGCTGCTGTTGCTCCTCGGGACGGAGGTCAACGCGGCCTACCAGATCGGTCGCCGGCTCTACCAGCAGGTCACCAGCCCGTTCTCGCGGGGGTACAACGTCGCCGCGAGCGTCGTCGTCGGCCAGCGTCTCGGCGAGGGCCGCCCCGACGCCGCCCGGTTCGAGGGGTGGGCCATCGCCGGCCTCGGACTGGCCACGGTGGGCGTCGTCGGCGTCGCGCTCGCCGTCGAGGCCGATCGGTTCGTAGCCGTCTTCACCGACGACGCCGAGACGGTCGGCCACGCGATCGCCTTCGCGCGGGCGTACGGCCTGAGCGCGCCCTTCCTCGTCGTCTACGTCGTCATCGCGGGCTCCCTGCAGGGGGCCGGCGAGACGACCGTCCCGTTTCTCGCCCGCGCGAGCGGCCTCGTGCTGTTCTTCCTCGGGTTCTCGTACGTCGCGGCGGTCCCGCTTGGCTGGGGCGTCGTCGGCATCTGTGCCGGCATCGTCCTCTTCTACGCGTGGGCGTTCGCCGTCGTCGCGGCCGGCTACGTCCGCGGCGACTGGGCGGGGAAGGCCGCGCGGCTGATGGAAGACCGCGGGACCGTCTCGGACGACTGA
- a CDS encoding ABC transporter permease, which yields MKSTVRRLRRSASGTDELPLGLTLLAGAVAASMLFPLTWLVVEAATVDLGRAWSMLVRPATVDVVVNSLLLMAGVTALSVLLGVPLAWLTVQTDLPFRRFWSVVVALPLVVPSYIGAFAFVSAFGPRGEFQSILEPLGIERLPEIYGLPGAILVITLYTYPYVYLTVRAGLLSFDTTLLEAARTLNHGRWGAFRRVTLPHVQPAIVAGALLAALYAVSDFGTPAIMRLPVFTRQIFVEFHRFAADYAAMLSLQLLAIVLVVLALESRVRRDESIHGDGVGGDADPVVSLGAWRWPATLLPAAVAGLALAVPLWILGLWLVTADPNARPQLGFELHYATNSVLVAGAAAFVAIVAALPVAYLAARTDSRLADLFERVTYVGFAVPGVVLGLALVYFGTRFDALGLPYAPPIYQTLPLLVFAYVVRFVPQAVGSIRTTTLQVDPRLVEAARTLGKSPLRAFRSVTLPLIAPGVVAGAALVFLTTMKELPVTLLLRPNEFETLVTLVWQAQEGAFFQYAAIPSLLLLAVSALSMVVLLSQEGGRGGL from the coding sequence ATGAAATCTACCGTCAGACGGCTGCGACGCTCCGCGAGCGGTACCGACGAGCTTCCGCTCGGGTTGACGCTGCTTGCCGGCGCCGTCGCCGCGAGCATGCTGTTTCCCCTCACGTGGCTCGTCGTCGAGGCGGCGACGGTCGACCTCGGCCGGGCGTGGTCCATGCTGGTCCGGCCGGCCACCGTCGACGTCGTCGTCAACAGCCTCCTGCTGATGGCCGGCGTGACGGCTCTGTCCGTGTTGCTCGGCGTTCCGCTCGCGTGGCTGACCGTCCAGACCGACCTGCCGTTCCGGCGGTTCTGGTCGGTCGTCGTCGCGCTCCCGCTGGTCGTCCCGAGCTACATCGGGGCGTTCGCGTTCGTCTCCGCGTTCGGCCCCCGCGGCGAGTTCCAGTCGATCCTCGAACCGCTCGGGATCGAGCGCCTGCCGGAGATCTACGGCCTGCCGGGGGCGATCCTCGTCATCACCCTCTACACCTACCCGTACGTCTACCTCACCGTCCGGGCGGGGCTGCTCTCGTTCGACACGACGCTGCTCGAGGCCGCCCGGACGCTCAACCACGGCCGGTGGGGGGCGTTTCGCCGGGTGACCCTGCCACACGTCCAGCCCGCGATCGTCGCCGGTGCGCTGCTCGCGGCGCTGTACGCCGTCTCCGACTTCGGGACGCCCGCGATCATGCGCCTGCCGGTGTTCACCCGCCAGATCTTCGTCGAGTTCCACCGGTTCGCGGCCGACTACGCCGCGATGCTCTCGCTGCAACTGCTCGCCATCGTGCTCGTCGTGCTGGCGCTCGAATCGCGCGTCCGCCGGGACGAGTCGATCCACGGCGACGGCGTCGGCGGCGACGCCGACCCCGTCGTCTCCCTCGGCGCGTGGCGGTGGCCGGCGACGCTCCTGCCGGCGGCGGTCGCCGGCCTCGCGCTGGCGGTCCCGCTGTGGATCCTCGGGCTCTGGCTCGTGACCGCGGACCCGAACGCCCGCCCGCAACTCGGCTTCGAACTGCACTACGCGACGAACTCCGTGCTGGTCGCCGGCGCCGCCGCGTTCGTCGCCATCGTCGCCGCGCTGCCGGTCGCCTACCTCGCCGCGCGGACCGACTCGCGCCTCGCCGACCTGTTCGAGCGGGTGACCTACGTCGGCTTCGCCGTCCCCGGGGTCGTCCTCGGACTCGCGCTCGTCTACTTCGGCACGCGGTTCGACGCGCTCGGCCTCCCCTACGCGCCGCCGATCTACCAGACGCTCCCCCTGCTCGTCTTCGCCTACGTCGTCCGCTTCGTGCCGCAGGCGGTCGGCTCGATCCGCACGACGACCCTGCAGGTCGATCCCCGCCTCGTCGAGGCCGCCCGGACGCTCGGGAAGTCGCCGCTGCGCGCCTTCCGGTCGGTCACCCTCCCGCTGATCGCGCCGGGGGTCGTCGCCGGCGCCGCGCTCGTCTTCCTCACCACGATGAAGGAACTGCCGGTGACGCTGTTGCTCCGGCCCAACGAGTTCGAGACGCTCGTGACGCTCGTCTGGCAGGCCCAGGAGGGCGCGTTCTTCCAGTACGCCGCGATCCCCTCGCTGCTGTTGCTCGCGGTCTCGGCGCTCTCGATGGTCGTCCTGCTCTCCCAGGAGGGCGGGCGCGGCGGGCTCTGA
- a CDS encoding potassium channel family protein — protein MDGSREVEYRPIGVKAVLAEMKDTAELLIDLSYSAVLFGSEEVAEEVLDLEERMDVLQLQARMSLLMAARNTEDAEQLAPVLGVVGAAEKISDAAGDIAKVVLEEIGLPDAMRTALPEAVESVVRATVDADSRFAGRSLGDLTLETETGVRVIAIRRAGEWLLNPDRETVLEPDDVVFMRGSEDNLGPVYETVSGEPYESGEQVEPRIEDLERAVDAIVLMKNMSELAVDLAYGSVLYDSTDLAEEVAALEAEVDQLESRFEAWTLRAAGRVEEPVALRGLVHLAGSTEVISDAALELAEGVLRGLGTHPVVAEAVFESDEVIVRFTVAAGSDLDGTTIGDQMVRTETGMRIIAVRRPRGSAGTHDDEWAIQPGPETDLDAGDVVLAKGTRTGAERLEALLS, from the coding sequence ATGGACGGGTCCCGCGAGGTCGAGTACCGGCCGATCGGCGTCAAGGCGGTGCTCGCGGAGATGAAAGACACGGCCGAGCTGTTGATCGACCTCTCGTACTCGGCCGTGCTGTTCGGCAGCGAGGAAGTCGCCGAGGAGGTCCTCGACCTCGAAGAGCGCATGGACGTCCTGCAGCTGCAGGCCCGGATGAGCCTGCTGATGGCCGCCCGCAATACGGAGGACGCCGAACAGCTCGCGCCGGTCCTCGGCGTCGTCGGGGCCGCCGAGAAGATCTCCGACGCCGCCGGCGACATCGCGAAGGTCGTCCTGGAGGAGATCGGCCTCCCGGACGCGATGCGGACCGCCCTCCCCGAGGCCGTCGAGTCGGTCGTCCGCGCGACCGTCGACGCCGACTCCCGGTTCGCCGGCCGGAGTCTCGGCGACCTCACCCTCGAAACCGAGACCGGCGTCCGCGTGATCGCCATCCGGCGGGCCGGCGAGTGGCTCCTCAACCCCGACCGGGAGACGGTGCTCGAACCCGACGACGTCGTCTTCATGCGCGGCTCCGAGGACAACCTCGGGCCGGTGTACGAGACGGTCTCCGGCGAGCCCTACGAGTCCGGCGAGCAGGTCGAACCCCGCATCGAGGACCTCGAACGGGCGGTCGACGCCATCGTCCTGATGAAGAACATGAGCGAACTCGCCGTCGACCTCGCGTACGGCTCGGTGCTCTACGACAGCACGGACCTCGCCGAGGAGGTCGCCGCCCTCGAAGCCGAGGTCGACCAACTCGAGTCGCGCTTCGAGGCGTGGACGCTGCGCGCGGCCGGCCGCGTCGAGGAACCGGTCGCCCTCCGGGGGCTGGTCCACCTCGCGGGCAGTACCGAGGTCATCAGCGACGCGGCGCTCGAACTCGCCGAGGGCGTCCTCCGGGGGCTGGGGACCCACCCGGTCGTCGCCGAGGCCGTCTTCGAGAGCGACGAGGTGATCGTCCGCTTTACCGTCGCCGCGGGGAGCGACCTCGACGGGACGACCATCGGCGATCAGATGGTCCGCACCGAGACGGGGATGCGCATCATTGCCGTCCGTCGCCCCCGCGGGTCGGCGGGCACCCACGACGACGAGTGGGCGATCCAGCCCGGCCCCGAGACGGACCTCGACGCGGGCGACGTCGTCCTCGCGAAGGGGACGCGGACGGGCGCCGAACGCCTCGAAGCGTTGCTCTCCTAG
- a CDS encoding helix-turn-helix domain-containing protein, with translation MTGYRATVAIREPADCPVALASAETGKAVDDVARSSRPTTDGAVLEEFRVTGDGNGVDAGTVGVDVEPVTESETESVYRFERDWREGCVCDVIESCGTPVASVRADDGALLVSLRSGDLESISDIVGDLKGQFEGVHLRELAETGDGSSSDLVLVDRGRLTDRQREVLETAHEMGYFEYPKRSNAGEVAEALGISGSTFAEHLAAAQRKLMDALVEF, from the coding sequence ATGACAGGGTATCGCGCGACGGTCGCGATCCGCGAACCGGCGGACTGTCCGGTCGCCCTTGCCTCCGCGGAGACCGGCAAGGCGGTCGACGACGTCGCTCGCTCGTCGCGACCGACCACCGACGGAGCGGTCCTCGAAGAGTTCCGGGTCACGGGCGACGGCAACGGCGTCGACGCGGGGACGGTCGGCGTCGACGTCGAACCGGTCACCGAGTCCGAAACGGAGAGCGTCTACCGGTTCGAACGCGACTGGCGGGAGGGCTGTGTCTGTGACGTCATCGAGTCGTGTGGGACCCCAGTCGCCTCGGTCCGGGCCGACGACGGCGCGCTGTTGGTGTCGCTTCGCAGCGGCGACCTCGAATCCATCTCGGACATCGTCGGCGACCTCAAAGGGCAGTTCGAGGGCGTCCACCTCCGGGAACTCGCCGAGACCGGCGACGGCTCCTCGTCGGATCTGGTGCTCGTCGACCGCGGACGGCTCACCGACCGCCAGCGGGAGGTCCTTGAGACCGCCCACGAGATGGGCTACTTCGAGTACCCGAAGCGGTCGAACGCCGGCGAGGTCGCCGAGGCGCTCGGCATCTCCGGCTCGACGTTCGCCGAGCACCTCGCGGCCGCCCAGCGCAAGCTCATGGACGCGCTCGTCGAGTTCTGA
- a CDS encoding stage II sporulation protein M, translating into MRLSAATGAVVATLRRPADVLPFYLLGAAVPAIARVLTFLGLAVAYLYLEATGRLATARAELAAVDATPPDPEAEPAAFAEWSEAIAPALDPLFSPVVAVILVGSVLATVLVAAVLSAVVSAGELAACDGRLRGGRGLTAGIVGVRRYWPRFLGLAVLELALWIAATAALVALVAVVFVPLSLLSGSVALFVVLLAVPPWLALVAVVRALFALAPVAVVVDDAGVLASLREAVRFVRRRPVAAGFYYAVALGSTLAVATLASTLAVLGVGIVISLALSIALPPALDLLKTALYADYRDVLSPPEPTAEPVRRQFVGGLRRGVRELLAFVRETPGTHLVAVASMVAGLATGWIVADPLAGAVDASIAARIDGQIPPRAAFEYFGNNWAVALVTAYSGVALAVPAIASLWFNGLFVGALARLEVDLRALLAFIAPHGVVELPAIVVSGAVGIFLGVAWWRTLRGRATRAAFADALERAFWVCVGLGVALALAAVIEGFVSPYYWRPFV; encoded by the coding sequence ATGCGCCTCTCCGCGGCCACCGGTGCCGTCGTCGCGACCCTCCGTCGACCCGCCGACGTCCTGCCTTTCTACCTGCTCGGCGCGGCCGTGCCGGCGATCGCCCGCGTCCTCACGTTTCTCGGTCTCGCCGTCGCGTACCTCTACCTCGAAGCGACCGGTCGGCTCGCGACCGCTCGGGCCGAACTCGCCGCCGTCGACGCGACCCCGCCGGACCCCGAGGCCGAACCGGCGGCGTTCGCCGAGTGGTCCGAGGCGATCGCGCCGGCGCTGGACCCGCTGTTCTCGCCGGTCGTCGCGGTGATCCTCGTCGGCTCGGTGCTCGCGACCGTCCTCGTCGCCGCCGTCCTCTCGGCCGTCGTCTCCGCCGGGGAACTCGCGGCCTGCGACGGCCGGCTCAGGGGCGGCCGCGGGCTGACCGCGGGGATCGTCGGCGTCAGACGCTACTGGCCCCGGTTTCTCGGGCTGGCCGTCCTCGAACTGGCCCTCTGGATCGCGGCGACGGCGGCGCTCGTCGCGCTCGTCGCGGTGGTTTTCGTCCCCCTCTCCCTCCTCTCGGGGTCGGTCGCCCTGTTCGTCGTCCTCCTCGCGGTGCCGCCGTGGCTCGCGCTCGTCGCCGTCGTCCGCGCGCTCTTCGCGCTCGCCCCCGTGGCGGTCGTCGTCGACGACGCGGGCGTCCTCGCCTCGCTGCGCGAGGCCGTCCGGTTCGTCCGCCGCCGGCCCGTCGCGGCCGGCTTCTACTATGCCGTCGCGCTGGGGTCGACCCTCGCGGTCGCGACCCTCGCGTCGACGCTGGCGGTCCTCGGGGTCGGGATCGTCATCTCGCTCGCGCTGTCGATCGCCCTCCCGCCGGCGCTCGACCTGCTGAAGACGGCGCTGTACGCCGACTACCGGGACGTCCTCTCGCCCCCGGAGCCGACGGCCGAACCGGTCCGCCGCCAGTTCGTCGGCGGCCTCCGCCGCGGCGTCCGCGAACTGCTCGCGTTCGTCCGCGAGACGCCCGGAACCCACCTCGTCGCCGTCGCCTCGATGGTCGCGGGTCTGGCGACCGGCTGGATCGTCGCCGACCCGCTCGCCGGCGCCGTCGACGCCTCGATCGCCGCCCGCATCGACGGTCAGATCCCGCCGCGGGCCGCGTTCGAGTACTTCGGCAACAACTGGGCCGTCGCGCTCGTGACGGCCTACAGCGGCGTCGCGCTGGCCGTGCCGGCGATCGCGTCGCTGTGGTTCAACGGCCTCTTCGTCGGCGCGCTCGCCCGCCTCGAAGTCGACCTCCGGGCGTTGCTGGCGTTTATCGCTCCCCACGGCGTCGTCGAACTGCCGGCGATCGTCGTCTCGGGGGCGGTGGGCATCTTCCTCGGGGTCGCCTGGTGGCGGACCCTCCGCGGCCGGGCCACCCGCGCGGCCTTCGCCGACGCCCTCGAACGGGCGTTCTGGGTCTGTGTCGGCCTCGGGGTCGCGCTCGCGCTCGCGGCGGTGATCGAGGGCTTCGTGAGCCCGTACTACTGGCGGCCGTTCGTCTGA
- the ilvA gene encoding threonine ammonia-lyase: MLELADILEARERVRETARHTPLSYSHTYSEMTGAEVHLKLENFQRTGAFKIRGATNRIATLSAAEKEAGVVTASAGNHAQGVALAASRAGVDSKIVMPEDAPISKVKATRSYGAEIVLHGADYAEAAERAHEIEREEGRTYVHAFDDEYVMAGQGTLGLEILEDCPDVDTVVVPIGGGGLIGGIATAIEAKAPDVRVIGVQSEGASSVADSLEKGEVVSLDGVETIADGIATRSVGERTFPIIDERVDEVVTVSDEEVAMAVVYLLERSKTMVEGAGAVPLAALLFERFDVDPGETVVPVLSGGNIDLNLLTTVIVRGLVETGRYLKIRTVLKDRPGALEELLAVISAHRANIYAIQHDRTSRDIGMSDTEVEIDLETRGHEHVADLIAAIEERGYEVEALV; the protein is encoded by the coding sequence ATGCTCGAACTCGCGGACATCCTCGAGGCGCGCGAGCGGGTGCGCGAGACCGCCCGGCACACGCCGCTGTCGTACTCGCACACCTACTCGGAGATGACGGGGGCGGAGGTCCACCTCAAACTGGAGAACTTCCAGCGGACGGGCGCGTTCAAGATCCGCGGGGCGACCAACCGGATCGCGACGCTCTCGGCGGCCGAGAAGGAGGCGGGCGTCGTCACGGCCAGCGCGGGCAACCACGCGCAAGGCGTCGCGCTCGCGGCCTCGCGGGCCGGCGTCGACTCGAAGATCGTCATGCCCGAGGACGCCCCCATCTCGAAGGTCAAGGCCACGCGCAGTTACGGCGCCGAGATCGTCCTCCACGGCGCCGACTACGCCGAGGCCGCCGAGCGCGCCCACGAGATCGAACGCGAGGAGGGGCGCACCTACGTCCACGCCTTCGACGACGAGTACGTGATGGCCGGTCAGGGGACGCTCGGCCTCGAAATCCTCGAGGACTGCCCCGACGTCGACACCGTCGTCGTCCCGATCGGCGGCGGCGGCCTGATCGGCGGCATCGCGACCGCGATCGAGGCGAAAGCGCCCGACGTCCGCGTGATCGGCGTCCAGTCCGAGGGGGCGTCGAGCGTCGCCGACTCCCTCGAAAAGGGTGAGGTCGTCTCGCTCGACGGCGTCGAGACGATCGCCGACGGCATCGCCACCCGCAGCGTCGGCGAGCGAACGTTCCCGATCATCGACGAGCGCGTCGACGAGGTCGTCACCGTCTCCGACGAGGAGGTCGCGATGGCCGTCGTCTACCTCCTCGAACGGTCGAAGACGATGGTCGAGGGGGCTGGCGCGGTGCCGCTCGCGGCCCTGCTGTTCGAGCGGTTCGACGTCGACCCCGGCGAGACGGTCGTCCCCGTCCTCTCCGGGGGCAACATCGACCTCAACCTGCTCACGACCGTCATCGTCCGCGGGCTGGTCGAGACCGGCCGCTACCTGAAGATCCGCACCGTCCTGAAAGACCGCCCCGGCGCGCTCGAGGAACTGCTCGCGGTCATCTCCGCCCACCGGGCGAACATCTACGCCATCCAGCACGACCGCACCTCGCGGGATATCGGCATGAGCGACACCGAAGTCGAGATCGACCTCGAAACCCGCGGCCACGAACACGTCGCGGACCTCATCGCGGCGATCGAGGAGCGCGGCTACGAGGTCGAGGCGCTCGTCTGA
- a CDS encoding gluconate 2-dehydrogenase subunit 3 family protein, with product MELTRRDAVAALAAVGAGGAAAVGVRRRGRPDGAVDAGADAADDETVRETLVAAAEVVYPSNVTGVEAFVEAFLDGRLAGERHAAGLREAVADLDRRAAAWYGDAFAALPAADRDSLLGEVGADAAAEDPDGTTAERVRYYVVNDLLLALYASPAGGELVGIENPQGHPGGTDTYQRGPSP from the coding sequence ATGGAGCTGACCAGGCGCGACGCGGTCGCCGCGCTGGCCGCGGTCGGGGCCGGCGGCGCCGCCGCGGTCGGCGTCCGCCGGCGCGGCCGGCCCGACGGGGCCGTAGACGCCGGGGCCGACGCCGCCGACGACGAGACGGTCCGCGAGACGCTCGTCGCCGCCGCCGAGGTCGTCTACCCGTCTAACGTGACCGGCGTCGAGGCGTTCGTCGAGGCGTTTCTCGACGGGCGACTCGCGGGCGAGCGCCACGCCGCGGGGCTTCGCGAGGCGGTCGCCGACCTCGACCGGCGCGCGGCGGCGTGGTACGGCGACGCCTTCGCCGCGCTGCCGGCGGCCGACCGCGACTCGCTGCTGGGCGAGGTCGGCGCCGACGCCGCGGCGGAAGACCCCGACGGGACGACCGCCGAGCGAGTCCGGTACTACGTCGTGAACGACCTGCTGCTGGCGCTGTACGCCTCCCCGGCGGGCGGCGAACTGGTCGGGATCGAGAACCCGCAGGGCCACCCGGGCGGGACCGACACCTACCAGCGGGGGCCGTCGCCGTGA
- the citZ gene encoding citrate synthase: MADDLRKGLEGVLVAESELSSIDGDAGRLIYRGYAIEDLARGASYEEVLYLLWHGHLPDEGELAEFTEAMAAEREVDDDLLETVRTLADAGEKPMAALRTAVSMLSATEPEADADAADLEASLRKGRRITAKIPTVLAAFERFRLGEEPVEPDPDLGLAANFLYMLTGEEPDEVAAETFDQALILHADHGLNASTFTAMVIGSTMADLYGAVTGGIGALSGPLHGGANQDVMEVLMEIDESDLDPRDWVEQATDEGRRIPGFGHRVYNVKDPRAKILQERSRELAENGESKWYEITTTIEEYLTGEKGLVKKGIAPNVDFYSGSVYYQLGIPIDMYTPIFAMSRAGGWIAHVLEYQEDNRLIRPRARYTGPGDEAFVPLEER; encoded by the coding sequence ATGGCTGACGACCTCAGGAAAGGGCTGGAGGGTGTGCTGGTCGCCGAATCCGAACTCAGCTCGATCGACGGCGACGCGGGTCGGTTGATCTACCGCGGCTACGCCATCGAGGACCTCGCCCGGGGCGCGAGCTACGAGGAGGTGCTCTACCTGCTCTGGCACGGCCACCTCCCCGACGAGGGCGAACTCGCCGAGTTCACCGAGGCGATGGCGGCCGAGCGCGAGGTCGACGACGACCTCCTCGAGACGGTGCGCACGCTCGCCGACGCCGGCGAGAAGCCGATGGCCGCGCTCCGGACGGCGGTGTCGATGCTGTCGGCGACCGAACCCGAGGCCGACGCGGACGCCGCGGACCTCGAGGCGAGCCTCCGGAAGGGGCGCCGGATCACCGCCAAGATCCCCACGGTGCTCGCGGCGTTCGAGCGGTTCCGCCTCGGCGAGGAGCCCGTCGAGCCCGACCCCGACCTCGGGCTGGCCGCGAACTTCCTCTACATGCTCACCGGCGAGGAGCCCGACGAGGTCGCCGCCGAGACGTTCGATCAGGCGCTGATCCTCCACGCCGACCACGGCCTGAACGCCTCGACGTTCACGGCGATGGTGATCGGCTCGACGATGGCCGACCTCTACGGCGCCGTCACCGGCGGCATCGGCGCCCTCTCGGGCCCGCTGCACGGCGGCGCCAACCAGGACGTGATGGAGGTGCTCATGGAGATCGACGAGAGCGACCTCGACCCCCGCGACTGGGTCGAGCAGGCGACCGACGAGGGTCGTCGCATCCCCGGCTTCGGCCACCGGGTCTACAACGTCAAGGACCCCCGCGCGAAGATCCTGCAGGAGCGCAGCCGCGAACTCGCCGAGAACGGCGAGTCGAAGTGGTACGAGATCACGACCACGATCGAGGAGTACCTCACCGGGGAGAAGGGCCTCGTCAAGAAGGGCATCGCCCCGAACGTCGACTTCTACTCCGGGTCGGTCTACTACCAGCTCGGCATCCCGATCGACATGTACACGCCCATCTTCGCGATGTCCCGCGCGGGCGGCTGGATCGCCCACGTCCTCGAATACCAGGAGGACAACCGGCTCATCCGGCCCCGCGCCCGCTACACCGGGCCCGGGGACGAGGCGTTCGTCCCGCTGGAAGAGCGCTGA